From a single Papaver somniferum cultivar HN1 unplaced genomic scaffold, ASM357369v1 unplaced-scaffold_19, whole genome shotgun sequence genomic region:
- the LOC113338966 gene encoding uncharacterized protein LOC113338966, with amino-acid sequence MEVNSGSSSSSSIISVSRNRNSPSSDRFIGMFSRSHPENGAGDSILSGCVDDGDELDEDDVFWTGDFSQSNNNLSSQSSPKSSSYNKNTSNNQTIGFKNFGILAALPEDGKKESPLIDRVHRKTTTIPSPLSSSSRMIPTIPKAQNPRDRDYYHLSLPNGKIHHYQSAPVNVPVLSKAAKERRKTRVLFDDDVVGNDDDEEMLPPHEIVARGSGKSPRTTFSVLEGVGRTLKGRDLRQVRNAVWRQTGFID; translated from the coding sequence ATGGAAGTTAACagtggttcttcatcttcttcatcaataaTATCTGTTTCTCGTAACAGAAATTCTCCATCATCAGATCGTTTCATCGGCATGTTCTCAAGATCTCATCCAGAAAACGGAGCAGGAGATAGTATTCTTTCTGGTTGtgttgatgatggtgatgaactagatgaagatgatgttttcTGGACTGGTGATTTCTCTCAATCTAATAACAATCTTTCTTCTCAATCAAGCCCTAAATCATCATCATACAACAAGAATACTAGTAATAATCAAACAATTGGATTCAAGAATTTCGGTATTCTTGCTGCATTACCAGAAGATGGTAAAAAAGAATCCCCGTTAATTGATCGAGTACATCGGAAAACTACTACAATTCCGTCTCCGTTATCTTCGTCGTCGAGGATGATACCTACGATTCCTAAAGCGCAAAACCCTAGAGATAGGGATTATTATCATCTTTCATTACCTAAtggtaaaatccatcattatCAATCAGCTCCTGTTAATGTGCCTGTACTTTCCAAGGCGGCGAAAGAAAGaaggaaaactagggttttatttgatgatgatgttgttggtaatgatgatgatgaagaaatgtTACCACCTCATGAAATTGTTGCTAGAGGTTCTGGTAAATCACCAAGAACAACTTTCTCTGTTCTTGAAGGTGTTGGTAGGACATTGAAAGGAAGAGATTTACGTCAGGTTCGTAATGCTGTTTGGCGCCAAACCGGATTTATTGATTGA